The DNA region CCAACTGCGTCAGGAACCGTACGTCGGTGCTTTGTTCCTGCGCGCCAACACGACCGTCAAGCCACTCGACGACCCACGCGTCCGCGAGGCACTCACACTCGCCATCGACCGCACCGCGATCACCGAAAACCTACTCTACGGCCACCGCCCGGCGCAGTCGTTCACCCCACCGATCGGCGACTACCAGCCGGATCCCGTCCTCGTCACCAACATTGAACGCGCGAACCAATTGCTCGACGACGCCGGGTTTGCGGACCGCAATTCGTTCCCCCAGCTCAAGTTCCTCATCGCCTCGCGCGAAAGCTCACGCACCTTGGCCGAAGCCGTTCAGGCCATGTGGTCGAAAAACCTCGGCATCGATGTGAGCATCGAAAACAAAGAATGGTCGTCGTACATCAGCTCGACCCACAAGATGGACTTCGAAATCGCTCTCAGCGGCTGGATCGGCGATTACCTTGACCCCACCACCTTCCTCAACATGTGGATCGAGGGTGGCGGCAACAACAACACCGGCTGGGCAAGCAAGGAATACGAAGCGCTGCTCAAAAAGGCCGCCCACGAAGGAGACGCCGCTAAGCGCCTCGACCTCCTGCGCCAGGCAGAGCGTGTCATGATGAGCGAATCACCCGTCATCCCGATCAGCTGGTACGCACGCAACTACCTGCTCCACCCATCGGTCAAAGGCTGGAATGCCTTGCTCCTCGACAACCACCCGTACAAGGCCATCCGCCTGACCGACGATGCGCAGCCTGCCGCATCGAAGTAATCCTCCCACCACACCCGCGACTCTGATGTTCCGAATCATCCTCAGCCGACTGACCCAGGGCGTGCTCGTTTTGTTCGTGCTGCTCACGCTCACGTTCTTTCTCGTGCGCCAGCTTCCTGGATCACCATTCCAAAGCGAACGCCAGCTTGCGCCCCACATTGAGGCCAAGTTGAACGAAACCTACGGCCTCGACAAACCGGTTCACATCCAATACGTGAACTACCTCAAGAGCGTCGCAAAAGGCGACCTTATGCCATCGATGAAGCGCGAAACCCGTGAGGTTTCCGAGATCATCGGTCAGGCATTCCCTGTTTCCGCCACGCTGGGCGTTTGCGCAATGGCAATCGCCGTTGGCATCGGCATCCCCGCCGGTGTGATCGCCGCCGTCCGCCGCAATAGCTTCGCGGACTATGCTGCCATGGTCGGCGCGCTGGTCGGCATCTGTGTTCCGACCTTCGTCATCGGGCCTCTCCTCGCCACCTACTTCGGGATCAACCTGGGATGGTTCCGCGTCGCCGGCTGGGGCCAACCGGGTGACCTCGTCCTTCCGGCACTGACGTTGGCTCTGCCAACCGCAGCCTACATCGCCCGCCTCACCCGCAGCGGCATGCTCGAAGTCATGTCCCAGGACTTCATCCGCACCGCCCGCGCCAAAGGGCTGCCTGAATCGACCATCATCGTGCGCCACGCCCTGCGCGGTGGGCTCGTCCCGGTCGTCGCGTTCCTCGGGCCGGCATTTGCTGCCATCATCTCGGGCTCGTTCGTCATTGAGTCCATCTTCCAAATCCCGGGCATGGGCCAGCACTTCGTCCAAGCCCCCGGCGACCGCGACTACACTCTACTTCAGGGCATTGTTTTGCTCTTCGGCGTTCTCATCGTCGCCGCCAACATCCTTTCCGATCTTGCCACCCTTTGGCTCAACCCACGCGCCCGCACCGCTGACAACAAATGAGCACGTCTGATTCCTCCAACGCCCCATCGACCAACGAGCCGATCGAACAAGGATCGTCGCTGTGGCATGACGCCTGGCTGCGATTGCGCAAAAACCACATCGCCGTGGTCAGCGCCGTCCTGCTCGTCGTCATCTTTGCCGCCTGCTACCTGCTGCCGCTGCTGATGGATCTTCCCGATCCCAACGCGATCAATCTGGACAACCGCTCGGCAGGTCCGGGCGCGGAGCATTGGCTCGGTACCGACCACCTCGGCCGCGATCTCTTCTCCCGCATCCTCGACGGTGGCCAGATCTCGCTGCTCGTCGCTCTGGCCACCACATTGGTTTCCACCACCATCGGCGTGCTCTACGGCAGCATTGCAGGATACGCCGGCGGCCGCACCGATGCCTGGATGATGCGCTGGGTCGACGTGCTCTACGCGTTGCCATTCCTGGTGCTCGTCATTCTCTTCTCGTTGTGGGTTTCCACCTACACCGGAAAAATGACCGACTTCTTTACCGACTTGCTCAAAGCCGACCGCCAATCGGTCTACCGCTTCACCTCGCTGGTGCCGCTCTTCATCGCTATCGGTGCCATCGGCTGGCTCAACATGGCTCGGATCGTCCGCGCCCAGGTCCAAGGTCTGCGCAAACAAGAGTTCGTCGAAGCTGCGCGCTCACTCGGTCTCAGCAACTCGCGCATTTTGTTCCGCCACATCCTTCCCAACACGCTGGGTCCCGTGATCGTCTACACCACGCTCACCGTTCCGGGCATCATGCTCTTCGAAGCCATCCTCTCGTTCCTCGGACTCGGCGTCCAGCCACCGAACTCATCGTGGGGAATCCTGATCAAAGAGGGAGCCGACCGCATGGAGGTGAATAGCAACCTACTGCTCTACCCGAGCATCGTCTTCTCCCTCACCCTGCTCGCGCTCAACTTCCTCGGCGACGGCCTGCGCGACGCTCTCGACCCTAAGTCAGCCAAGGATTAAGCGATATGTTTAGACAGGATTGACATGATGGACATGACCTGTCGCTCTCACGAAACACGGGATGGTCGGTATTCCCGCCGACGGATCATCCAAACAGAGCGCAGCGACCATTATTCTCCTAATCCCAAATCCCTCAAAACAGGTTTCCCATGCCACCTCTTCTTTCTGTAAACGACCTCAAAACCTACTTCGACACCCGCGCCGGCACGGTGCGCGCGGTCGATGGAGTCAGCTTCGACGTCGAACGCGAACAAACCGTCGGCATCGTCGGTGAGTCCGGCTCCGGCAAGTCGGTGACTTGCTACTCCCTGCTCGGGCTGATCCCGATGCCCCCCGGCCGCATCGCCGGAGGCACCGCCATGTTCGACGGTACGGACCTCCTTTCCTGCGGCGAAAAGGCCCTGCGCAAGATCCGCGGCAAGCGCATCTCGATGATCTTCCAGGACCCGATGACCTCGCTCAACCCATACATGAAGATCAGCAAGCAGCTCACCGAGCCGCTCGAAATTCATGAGGGCATCAAAGGGAAAGCCGCACGCCATCAGGCCATCGAAATGATGGAGAAGGTCGGCATCAAAAACGCGGAGTCCCGCATCGACTCCTACCCGCACGAGTTCTCCGGCGGTATGCGCCAGCGCGTCATGATCGCCATGTCACTGATCACCAAGCCCGATCTCCTGATCGCCGACGAGCCAACCACCGCGCTCGACGTCACCGTGCAGAAGCAGGTGCTCGATCTGATCAAGGACATGCAGAAGGAGCTCGGCACAGCGGTCATTTTCATCACCCACGACCTCGGCGTCGTCTCTGAAACGTGCGACGAAGTGAACGTGATGTACGCAGGCCGCTTCGTCGAGCGCGCCCCTACCGCCAAGCTCTTTGAGTCGCCGTTGCACGCATACACCCGCGCTCTTCAGGCAAGTATCCCGGTTCTTCATAAAAAGGGCGAAGACCTCCACTCAATCCCAGGCCTGCCACCAGACCTTACCAAGCCCATCGAGGGCTGCGCCTTCAAACCGCGCAACACCATGGGCAATCCCGACCGCTGCCTGACTACAAAACGCCCGCCATTGGTCGACATCGGCGACGGCCACTGGGTACAAAAATGCCCGGGCTGCATCGCCAACGCAAAAGCCGAATAATCCGCATCCCATGCTCGAACTCGACATCATCACCAAACACTTCCACACCAAGCAGGGCATCGTCCGCGCCGTGAATGGAGTGTCGCTCACCGTCGACGATGGCCGCATCCTCGGCCTGGTCGGCGAATCCGGCTGCGGCAAGTCCACGCTCTCGCGCTGCATCATGCAGCTCATTCCAGTGACCAGTGGCTCGATCAAGCTCAATGGCGAAGAGTTGACCACTCTCTCAAAGGCAGCCATCCGCCACCGCCGGCTCGACTTCCAGATGGTCTTCCAGGACCCGTACGCCTCGCTCAACCCGAGGATGACCGTTTTCGCCACGCTCGCCGAGGCAATCAAACAACGCCATCCCAAGATCGACAAACAGGAAGCCACCAGGCGCGTCATCAAGCTGCTGGACACCGTCGGCATCGCCGCACGCCACATGCAAAAGTACCCGCATGAGTTCTCCGGTGGCCAGCGCCAGCGTATCGCCATTGCCCGCGCACTGGCACCTGAGCCGAAGTTGATCATCGCAGACGAGCCTGTCTCAGCTCTCGACGTTTCGATCCAATCGCAGATCCTCAACCTGCTGCGCCAACTCCAGCGCGACCTCAACCTGAGCATGATTTTTATTTCGCACGATCTGGGCGTTGTCCATTACCTTGCCGATGACATCGCGGTGATGTACGGCG from Sulfuriroseicoccus oceanibius includes:
- a CDS encoding ABC transporter permease, whose product is MSTSDSSNAPSTNEPIEQGSSLWHDAWLRLRKNHIAVVSAVLLVVIFAACYLLPLLMDLPDPNAINLDNRSAGPGAEHWLGTDHLGRDLFSRILDGGQISLLVALATTLVSTTIGVLYGSIAGYAGGRTDAWMMRWVDVLYALPFLVLVILFSLWVSTYTGKMTDFFTDLLKADRQSVYRFTSLVPLFIAIGAIGWLNMARIVRAQVQGLRKQEFVEAARSLGLSNSRILFRHILPNTLGPVIVYTTLTVPGIMLFEAILSFLGLGVQPPNSSWGILIKEGADRMEVNSNLLLYPSIVFSLTLLALNFLGDGLRDALDPKSAKD
- a CDS encoding ABC transporter ATP-binding protein; translated protein: MLELDIITKHFHTKQGIVRAVNGVSLTVDDGRILGLVGESGCGKSTLSRCIMQLIPVTSGSIKLNGEELTTLSKAAIRHRRLDFQMVFQDPYASLNPRMTVFATLAEAIKQRHPKIDKQEATRRVIKLLDTVGIAARHMQKYPHEFSGGQRQRIAIARALAPEPKLIIADEPVSALDVSIQSQILNLLRQLQRDLNLSMIFISHDLGVVHYLADDIAVMYGGKLVETGTADDVFYRPQNDYTKKLLNAVPKIARK
- a CDS encoding ABC transporter permease, with product MFRIILSRLTQGVLVLFVLLTLTFFLVRQLPGSPFQSERQLAPHIEAKLNETYGLDKPVHIQYVNYLKSVAKGDLMPSMKRETREVSEIIGQAFPVSATLGVCAMAIAVGIGIPAGVIAAVRRNSFADYAAMVGALVGICVPTFVIGPLLATYFGINLGWFRVAGWGQPGDLVLPALTLALPTAAYIARLTRSGMLEVMSQDFIRTARAKGLPESTIIVRHALRGGLVPVVAFLGPAFAAIISGSFVIESIFQIPGMGQHFVQAPGDRDYTLLQGIVLLFGVLIVAANILSDLATLWLNPRARTADNK
- a CDS encoding ABC transporter ATP-binding protein, coding for MPPLLSVNDLKTYFDTRAGTVRAVDGVSFDVEREQTVGIVGESGSGKSVTCYSLLGLIPMPPGRIAGGTAMFDGTDLLSCGEKALRKIRGKRISMIFQDPMTSLNPYMKISKQLTEPLEIHEGIKGKAARHQAIEMMEKVGIKNAESRIDSYPHEFSGGMRQRVMIAMSLITKPDLLIADEPTTALDVTVQKQVLDLIKDMQKELGTAVIFITHDLGVVSETCDEVNVMYAGRFVERAPTAKLFESPLHAYTRALQASIPVLHKKGEDLHSIPGLPPDLTKPIEGCAFKPRNTMGNPDRCLTTKRPPLVDIGDGHWVQKCPGCIANAKAE